The Sulfurimonas lithotrophica genome includes a region encoding these proteins:
- the rsfS gene encoding ribosome silencing factor, with product MKDRIKKITEILDKNKAEAIEVFDLSDKEYIVDTAIIASSLGSRHTLALLDHLKKDLKPDEHINNVDESGDWVVIDLGDILIHIMTPEYRVKYDMETFLSEIGETKETL from the coding sequence TTGAAAGACAGAATAAAAAAAATAACAGAAATTTTAGATAAAAATAAAGCTGAAGCTATTGAAGTTTTTGACTTAAGCGATAAAGAGTATATTGTAGATACTGCGATCATAGCTTCATCACTAGGAAGTCGCCATACATTGGCATTACTGGATCATCTAAAAAAAGATTTAAAACCGGACGAGCATATAAATAACGTAGATGAAAGCGGAGACTGGGTTGTTATAGATTTAGGTGATATACTTATACATATTATGACACCTGAATATCGTGTAAAATACGATATGGAAACTTTTTTAAGTGAAATCGGTGAAACAAAAGAAACTCTTTAA
- the nadD gene encoding nicotinate (nicotinamide) nucleotide adenylyltransferase translates to MESIALFGGSFDPPHTGHKAIVEAAQNLKEIDKVVIMPTYLNPFKSKSHSTPKQRLKMVKEMFDSYDKVEISDFEVLQKQKVPSIITVKHLLKMYDKIYLIIGADNLESLHKWQDYDELKKLVTFIVAKRDNIEIPKKYITLDVNENISSTEIRKKEK, encoded by the coding sequence ATGGAATCGATTGCACTTTTTGGCGGATCATTTGACCCTCCGCATACCGGACACAAGGCTATTGTTGAAGCAGCACAAAATTTAAAAGAAATTGATAAAGTGGTAATTATGCCGACCTATCTAAACCCTTTTAAATCAAAATCTCATTCAACTCCCAAACAAAGACTTAAGATGGTAAAAGAGATGTTTGATAGTTACGATAAAGTTGAAATATCGGACTTTGAAGTTTTACAAAAACAAAAAGTCCCTTCAATTATAACCGTAAAGCATCTGCTTAAAATGTACGATAAAATATATCTTATAATCGGTGCCGATAATCTTGAATCACTTCATAAATGGCAAGACTACGACGAACTTAAAAAACTTGTTACGTTTATAGTAGCAAAAAGAGATAATATAGAGATTCCAAAAAAATATATAACTTTAGATGTAAATGAAAACATTTCATCTACTGAAATTAGAAAAAAAGAAAAGTAA
- a CDS encoding NnrS family protein produces MEQEKLHATNHYLYYPDEKNVPPYLAYGFRPIFLVFAPYVLISMVLWGLVWSGAINIPFMNDTLTWHIYEMLFGLITAGTLAFLATGLPELFPGLIPLIGKKLKYIVILWVLGRISFWFIDITGIYLTAVLNLGMLGWIIWFARHAVLDRLQRHASIGYASLALFFIEVWFFASKLGFVNTDSFAILKIATGAIVVLILLALRRVNMEAINELMEDKGIDDVFLSRPPKTNLAIFSVIVFTIVEFLYPNNSALGWIGLASGAAILGITSEYKLEEKFILNQPYVIYLGFIYILLALGYFLMGWDILNPNIDALNHFRHFITAGGIGLSYVVIMLIITWIHTGRHLTSNIYTHLMVALIIIATFMRGLVPFYEEYASELYLYSSIIWSIPFAIYIKEFFKFLLAPRADGIKG; encoded by the coding sequence ATGGAACAAGAAAAACTACATGCTACTAACCATTATTTATATTACCCTGATGAAAAGAACGTACCTCCATATTTGGCATACGGATTTCGTCCGATATTTTTAGTTTTTGCACCGTATGTACTTATAAGTATGGTTTTGTGGGGTCTTGTTTGGAGCGGTGCTATAAACATACCTTTTATGAACGATACCCTTACTTGGCATATATATGAGATGCTTTTTGGTCTTATTACTGCGGGTACGCTTGCTTTTTTGGCAACGGGTCTGCCAGAGTTGTTTCCTGGTTTAATCCCTTTAATAGGAAAAAAACTAAAATATATCGTTATTTTATGGGTTTTGGGACGGATTAGTTTTTGGTTTATAGATATCACGGGAATCTATTTAACCGCTGTTTTAAACTTAGGAATGCTTGGATGGATTATTTGGTTTGCACGTCATGCAGTTTTAGACAGACTTCAACGTCATGCATCTATAGGTTATGCATCTTTGGCTTTGTTTTTTATAGAAGTTTGGTTTTTTGCTTCAAAACTAGGCTTTGTAAATACTGACTCATTTGCTATTTTAAAAATAGCTACGGGTGCAATAGTAGTTCTCATTTTACTGGCACTTCGTCGTGTAAATATGGAAGCGATAAATGAGTTGATGGAAGATAAGGGGATTGATGATGTATTTTTATCCCGTCCGCCTAAGACCAATTTAGCGATATTTAGCGTTATAGTTTTTACAATAGTTGAATTTTTATATCCAAACAACTCTGCTCTTGGCTGGATAGGTTTGGCAAGCGGTGCAGCAATACTTGGTATTACGAGCGAGTATAAGCTGGAGGAAAAATTTATACTAAATCAGCCTTATGTGATTTACTTAGGATTTATTTATATTTTGTTGGCACTGGGATATTTTTTAATGGGTTGGGATATTTTAAATCCGAATATTGATGCACTAAACCATTTTAGGCACTTTATAACTGCAGGTGGAATAGGTCTTTCTTATGTTGTAATTATGTTGATTATCACTTGGATACATACGGGTCGTCATTTAACGTCAAATATCTATACGCATCTAATGGTAGCATTAATAATAATCGCTACCTTTATGAGAGGGCTTGTACCTTTTTACGAAGAGTATGCAAGCGAGTTGTATTTGTATTCAAGTATTATATGGAGTATTCCTTTTGCTATCTATATAAAAGAGTTTTTTAAATTTTTATTAGCACCTCGTGCCGATGGAATAAAAGGTTAG
- a CDS encoding ABC transporter ATP-binding protein has protein sequence MEKLEVKNLNHHFGFTEILQNINFTLDKGQVLSIVGPSGGGKTTLMHLCADLLDVEEGSVENTFVSSSFAFQEARLLPWKNVIDNIALGLLAKGESKKEAILKSKEIALKFGLEEDDFEKFPKDLSGGMKQRVSFARALVTKPSLLFLDEPFSALDIGLKQELQTHLIEEVNENNLSILFITHDIMEAIRLSDRILLLKADPGHIVKEFDYIIKQDKRDDEFVYNETAKILQDEVIVNTFELELK, from the coding sequence ATGGAGAAACTAGAAGTTAAAAACCTAAATCATCATTTTGGTTTTACGGAAATCCTTCAAAATATAAATTTTACTTTGGATAAGGGTCAAGTTTTATCTATTGTAGGACCAAGCGGCGGCGGTAAAACAACACTTATGCATCTGTGTGCAGACTTGCTTGATGTAGAAGAGGGCAGTGTAGAGAACACTTTTGTAAGCTCATCTTTTGCTTTTCAAGAAGCAAGGCTTCTTCCTTGGAAAAACGTAATAGACAATATAGCACTCGGTCTTTTAGCAAAAGGCGAGTCAAAAAAAGAAGCAATACTTAAATCAAAAGAGATAGCTTTGAAGTTTGGTCTTGAAGAGGATGATTTTGAAAAGTTTCCAAAAGATTTAAGCGGCGGTATGAAACAGCGTGTTAGTTTTGCACGGGCGTTGGTTACAAAACCTTCACTTTTGTTTTTGGATGAGCCTTTTTCAGCTTTGGACATCGGTTTAAAACAAGAGTTGCAAACGCATCTGATAGAAGAGGTAAATGAAAATAACTTAAGTATATTGTTTATTACCCATGATATTATGGAGGCTATTCGCCTAAGCGATAGGATACTTCTTTTAAAAGCAGATCCGGGACATATCGTAAAAGAGTTTGACTATATAATAAAACAAGATAAAAGAGATGATGAATTTGTGTATAACGAAACCGCAAAGATACTTCAGGATGAAGTTATTGTAAATACTTTTGAATTGGAATTAAAATGA
- the feoB gene encoding ferrous iron transport protein B, with protein MIEQAKVCPVTAKHIKVALVGQPNVGKSMLINSVSNAHLHVGNFTGVTVEKTEVLFDYKDYHFTIVDLPGTYALNDYTIEERVTHGYLTSNDYDLIINVVDSTNLAKNLQLTSELLTLGKKVVIALNMSDEAEKEGIEIDASYMSELLGVECIKTSAQTKLGIKELLESLIQNYEKEYSNSKLIFSEAVEEEISNISSYLQKHKYEAENTYRNIAINLLKNDKLTYAKLHDEPLWTELQPVLVEASKHVELHHLNDDIKEVFAEEYAAFNKGVVAEVLKEKTKLQERTLTEKIDDVLIHPLAGIPIFLFLMWSLFQLTFEIGSIPMDWIDAFFGWAGDTIGATISNDDVRSLIVDGIIAGVGAVVLFVPNIVILFIGIALLESTGYMSRVAFLLDGFFHKFGMHGQSFIPLVTGFGCSIPAYMSARILKNDRDRLLTLFVIGFMSCGARLPVYVLFAGAFFSEEMAGNVLFAIYVGGAMIGLIAAKILKLTAFKGVDEPFVMEMPKYRLPSLKLVWHTVVTKTWMYLKKAGTFIAAASMLIWFLSNYPKNLEVQESYEAKIELAKTDEQKIAFENTLAEELLEKSYLGQIGKFTEPIFAPLGFDWKMNVALQTGLAAKEVVVSTLGVLYSLGNEVDEENASLKNIIKNEMSFASAMAFIVVVMVYLPCLAASIVFTREAGHIKYFFYLLGFTSIVAYLLGFITYNITLLL; from the coding sequence ATGATAGAGCAGGCTAAAGTTTGTCCCGTTACGGCTAAACACATAAAAGTAGCACTTGTAGGACAACCAAACGTCGGTAAGAGTATGCTTATCAACTCAGTATCAAATGCCCACCTTCACGTAGGGAACTTTACGGGTGTAACGGTTGAGAAAACAGAAGTTCTTTTTGATTACAAAGATTACCATTTTACTATTGTTGATTTACCGGGGACATATGCACTAAACGATTATACGATTGAAGAGAGGGTTACTCACGGTTATTTGACTTCAAATGATTATGATTTGATTATAAACGTAGTAGATTCGACAAATTTGGCTAAAAACCTGCAACTTACGAGTGAGCTTTTAACTCTGGGTAAAAAAGTCGTAATAGCGCTTAATATGAGTGATGAAGCCGAAAAAGAAGGTATAGAGATAGATGCTTCTTATATGAGCGAACTCCTAGGTGTGGAGTGTATAAAAACATCGGCTCAAACAAAACTCGGAATAAAAGAGCTTTTAGAATCGTTAATACAAAACTATGAAAAAGAGTATTCAAACTCTAAACTTATTTTCTCAGAAGCGGTTGAAGAAGAGATATCAAATATATCCTCATATTTACAAAAACACAAATATGAAGCTGAAAATACATATAGAAACATAGCGATTAACCTTTTAAAAAATGATAAATTGACATATGCAAAACTACATGACGAACCATTATGGACTGAACTTCAACCCGTTTTGGTAGAAGCTTCAAAACACGTAGAGTTACATCACCTAAACGATGATATAAAAGAGGTTTTCGCAGAGGAGTATGCAGCATTTAACAAAGGTGTGGTTGCCGAAGTTTTAAAAGAAAAAACAAAACTGCAAGAACGTACTTTAACAGAGAAAATAGATGATGTTTTAATTCATCCGCTTGCAGGTATCCCTATATTTTTATTTCTAATGTGGTCGCTTTTTCAGCTTACTTTTGAGATAGGCTCAATCCCGATGGATTGGATAGATGCATTTTTTGGCTGGGCAGGAGATACGATAGGTGCTACTATTTCAAACGATGATGTTCGCTCACTAATAGTAGATGGTATTATCGCAGGTGTAGGAGCGGTTGTTCTTTTTGTTCCCAATATTGTTATTTTGTTTATCGGAATCGCACTTTTAGAATCAACGGGCTATATGTCAAGAGTTGCATTTTTGCTAGATGGATTTTTTCACAAATTTGGTATGCATGGGCAGAGTTTTATCCCTCTTGTAACAGGTTTTGGATGTTCTATACCTGCATATATGAGTGCAAGAATACTTAAAAACGACCGTGACAGACTTCTTACTCTTTTTGTTATAGGATTTATGTCATGCGGTGCAAGGCTTCCCGTATATGTACTTTTTGCAGGTGCTTTTTTCTCTGAAGAGATGGCTGGAAATGTACTCTTTGCTATATATGTAGGCGGTGCGATGATTGGTTTAATAGCTGCAAAAATATTAAAACTTACAGCATTTAAAGGTGTGGATGAACCTTTTGTTATGGAGATGCCAAAATATCGTCTGCCATCGCTAAAACTTGTATGGCATACGGTTGTTACTAAAACATGGATGTATCTTAAAAAAGCGGGTACTTTTATTGCGGCTGCATCTATGCTGATATGGTTTTTGAGTAATTATCCGAAAAATTTAGAAGTACAAGAGAGCTATGAAGCTAAAATAGAGTTAGCAAAAACGGATGAGCAAAAAATCGCTTTTGAAAATACTCTGGCTGAAGAGCTTTTGGAAAAAAGTTATTTAGGGCAAATCGGAAAGTTTACAGAACCTATATTTGCTCCTCTTGGATTTGACTGGAAGATGAACGTAGCACTTCAAACGGGACTTGCCGCAAAAGAGGTAGTCGTATCTACGCTTGGTGTTTTGTACTCGCTGGGTAATGAGGTTGATGAGGAAAATGCATCTTTGAAAAATATTATAAAAAATGAGATGAGTTTTGCATCAGCCATGGCATTTATAGTCGTTGTTATGGTTTATCTGCCTTGTTTGGCAGCTTCGATTGTTTTTACTCGTGAAGCAGGACATATTAAATATTTCTTTTACCTTTTAGGCTTTACGTCAATTGTAGCCTATTTGCTTGGATTTATTACATACAATATAACTCTTTTACTTTAA
- a CDS encoding ArsS family sensor histidine kinase, with the protein MINRHGVLITVLFALIVSSISVSAVFWEFYKLNKSQYIDHIFTKHAIITQIYTQHQQKKTSSVMLEANLAVYKLNIVDTDNINTIANKGKFLKQESSKSVDNQLMMNSRGFYTQKIISDIRTSMFSYKNKIYFFVQTPNGSILIEDEELKPYKYFNLLYTYTTVLLIIFISFFLILQKLRPLIRLRRKIAVYGDGDMNISFKMRGSDEIASIANELEATKDKINNIMDSRTLFLRNIMHELKTPIAKGTIATQMLDTDKQKDRFSSIFGRLESLVNEFALIEEVTSLGDKTEFKEYRIIDIIDGAIDMAMAERDSVDVDIDSSVKIEVNYRLYTTAIKNMIDNGIKYSPDAKVKIRMIGNELSFESKGECLKHPLKYYIEPFTKENPSKNSFGLGLYLVDSILKAHNRVLAHEYENGMNRFIFA; encoded by the coding sequence ATGATTAACCGTCACGGAGTCTTAATAACCGTACTATTTGCACTAATAGTATCTTCAATAAGTGTAAGTGCGGTTTTTTGGGAATTTTATAAGTTAAATAAAAGTCAATATATAGACCATATATTTACAAAGCACGCAATAATCACTCAAATATACACCCAGCATCAACAAAAAAAGACATCCAGCGTAATGTTAGAAGCTAATCTTGCCGTGTATAAACTTAATATCGTAGATACTGATAATATAAATACAATAGCTAATAAAGGAAAGTTTTTAAAGCAGGAAAGCTCAAAAAGCGTGGATAATCAGTTAATGATGAATTCAAGAGGTTTTTATACGCAAAAAATAATCAGCGATATCCGTACATCAATGTTCTCATACAAAAATAAAATTTACTTTTTTGTCCAAACTCCAAACGGTTCAATTCTTATTGAAGACGAAGAGTTAAAACCGTACAAGTATTTTAATCTTTTATATACCTATACTACTGTTTTGCTAATTATTTTTATATCGTTTTTTCTGATTTTACAAAAGCTTCGCCCACTTATTAGATTGCGTCGCAAAATAGCAGTTTACGGTGATGGGGATATGAATATAAGCTTTAAGATGCGAGGAAGTGATGAAATAGCATCTATAGCAAACGAACTTGAAGCTACAAAAGATAAAATCAATAATATTATGGATTCTCGTACACTCTTCTTAAGAAACATAATGCATGAACTTAAAACGCCTATAGCAAAAGGGACAATTGCTACACAGATGCTTGATACAGATAAGCAAAAAGATAGATTTAGTTCAATATTCGGTCGTTTGGAATCTTTGGTAAATGAGTTTGCACTGATTGAAGAAGTAACAAGTCTCGGTGATAAAACAGAGTTTAAAGAATACAGAATTATAGATATAATAGACGGTGCTATTGACATGGCTATGGCAGAAAGAGACAGTGTAGATGTAGATATAGACTCCAGTGTAAAAATAGAGGTAAACTACAGACTATATACTACGGCAATAAAAAATATGATAGATAACGGTATAAAATACTCTCCGGATGCAAAAGTAAAAATCAGAATGATAGGGAATGAACTCTCTTTTGAGAGCAAGGGGGAATGTTTAAAACATCCTTTAAAATATTATATTGAACCCTTTACAAAAGAGAACCCTTCTAAAAATAGTTTTGGACTTGGTTTATATCTTGTAGATTCTATTCTAAAAGCGCATAATAGGGTTTTAGCTCATGAATATGAAAACGGTATGAATAGATTTATATTTGCATAA
- a CDS encoding response regulator transcription factor, whose product MKKILMIEDDLELAEILTEYLEQFEFEVVTEDDPFKAVSILKLEPFDLVILDLTLPGMDGLEVCESIRERQDIPIIISSARSDVTDKVKALELGADDYMPKPYDPRELEARIQSVLRRYAAKVEAKEESKSDFKCDKSSMTITYKNRNIELTNAEFGILSYMISKQGLVVSREDLIHNVNAINEDSSNKSIDVMVGRIRNKLGDKTLIESVRGVGYKLLK is encoded by the coding sequence ATGAAAAAAATATTAATGATAGAAGATGATTTAGAATTAGCCGAGATTTTAACAGAATATCTTGAGCAGTTTGAGTTTGAAGTAGTAACCGAAGATGATCCTTTTAAGGCTGTAAGCATACTAAAGTTAGAGCCTTTTGATTTAGTTATATTAGACTTGACTTTACCGGGTATGGACGGTCTTGAAGTATGTGAGTCTATACGTGAGCGTCAAGATATCCCTATAATAATCTCAAGTGCAAGAAGCGATGTTACAGATAAAGTAAAAGCACTTGAACTCGGAGCTGACGATTATATGCCAAAACCATATGATCCTCGTGAACTAGAAGCACGCATCCAGTCGGTTCTGCGTAGATATGCTGCAAAAGTTGAGGCAAAAGAGGAATCAAAATCTGATTTTAAATGTGACAAATCGTCAATGACTATTACATATAAAAACAGAAATATAGAGCTTACAAATGCGGAATTTGGAATACTATCATACATGATAAGCAAACAAGGTCTGGTTGTATCTCGTGAAGATTTAATCCATAACGTAAATGCCATAAATGAAGACTCGTCAAACAAAAGCATCGACGTAATGGTAGGTCGTATTAGAAATAAACTAGGCGATAAAACTCTGATTGAATCTGTTCGTGGTGTCGGATACAAACTTTTAAAGTAG
- the mltF gene encoding membrane-bound lytic murein transglycosylase MltF: protein MRNLANLRKRVKFIVFVVFPLSFFAFGWFSHSVYYPMFNGSSVLDEIKRNKILKVVLLNAPSTYYIGANGPQGFEYDLLKDYAKHLGVKLKITPANTTKEAIELSKDNNYHIISAALAKTPKRVKKFNFGPSYFEVQEQVICNRNMLRAGKFPRAVEDLEGLHVSVGEDTSYSETIRDLQEDGFDINASFTSEYSTEELLEQVANNTIDCTLADSNIYSLNQRYFTEIAMAFTISGREQLAWVLTPDSKDLESDMYSWLNSYNQSGKMAELKDHYYSHILYFDYYDTKMFYKRIKSRLPKYEKYFKIASDKYDIPWSLIAAQSYQESHWNPKAKSFTGVRGLMMLTRSTAKHVGVRNRLDPKQSILGGTKHLKKMIESVPSGVEGENRLKYALAAYNIGMGHVKDAQVLATKFGLDKNVWSDLKTVLPLLSQKRYYRSLKYGYARGSEPVRYVESIYDYRDILENSTNEKEVEIDKVGVVTKTDELNNSKVKEKVE from the coding sequence ATGAGAAATTTAGCAAATTTAAGAAAGCGTGTCAAATTTATAGTATTTGTCGTTTTCCCACTTTCCTTTTTTGCTTTTGGATGGTTTAGTCATTCGGTATATTATCCGATGTTTAACGGTTCATCCGTACTTGATGAAATAAAAAGAAATAAAATTTTAAAAGTTGTTTTGCTTAATGCCCCGAGTACTTACTATATAGGTGCAAACGGTCCACAAGGTTTTGAATATGACCTTTTAAAAGATTATGCAAAGCATTTGGGAGTTAAGCTCAAAATTACTCCTGCAAATACTACGAAAGAAGCTATAGAGTTAAGCAAAGATAATAACTATCATATAATATCTGCCGCTTTGGCAAAAACACCAAAAAGGGTAAAAAAATTTAATTTTGGACCCTCTTATTTTGAGGTTCAAGAACAGGTAATTTGTAACAGAAATATGTTAAGAGCCGGTAAGTTCCCGCGTGCCGTAGAGGACTTGGAAGGTTTGCATGTAAGTGTGGGTGAAGACACAAGCTATAGTGAAACCATAAGGGACCTTCAAGAAGACGGGTTTGATATAAATGCCAGTTTTACTTCAGAATATTCAACCGAAGAGTTACTTGAACAGGTCGCTAACAATACTATAGATTGTACACTTGCAGATTCAAATATATATTCATTAAACCAAAGATACTTTACAGAAATAGCGATGGCATTTACAATCAGTGGACGTGAACAGCTGGCATGGGTTTTAACGCCTGATTCTAAAGATTTAGAATCAGATATGTATTCATGGTTAAATTCGTATAATCAAAGCGGAAAGATGGCAGAGTTAAAAGACCATTATTACTCCCATATTTTATATTTTGATTATTATGACACCAAAATGTTTTATAAAAGGATAAAATCCAGACTTCCAAAATATGAAAAGTATTTTAAAATAGCTTCCGATAAATATGATATACCATGGAGTTTAATAGCGGCACAATCATATCAAGAATCTCATTGGAATCCAAAAGCCAAGAGTTTTACAGGTGTGCGAGGACTTATGATGCTCACACGCTCAACTGCAAAACACGTAGGCGTAAGAAACAGACTAGATCCAAAACAAAGTATATTAGGCGGTACTAAACATTTAAAAAAGATGATTGAAAGTGTCCCTTCAGGTGTTGAAGGTGAAAACCGTTTAAAATATGCATTAGCCGCTTATAATATAGGGATGGGTCATGTAAAAGATGCACAGGTTTTAGCTACAAAATTCGGTTTAGATAAAAATGTATGGAGTGATTTAAAAACCGTATTGCCTCTTTTATCTCAAAAACGCTATTACAGGTCTTTAAAATATGGATATGCCAGAGGAAGCGAGCCTGTAAGATATGTAGAATCAATTTATGATTACAGAGATATTTTGGAAAATTCAACTAATGAAAAAGAAGTAGAAATCGATAAAGTTGGTGTAGTTACAAAAACCGATGAGTTAAATAATTCTAAAGTAAAAGAGAAAGTAGAATAA
- a CDS encoding FeoA family protein, translated as MKTLFDCKKACKVKVKKLNAQPDLKQRFISFGIMKDAELEVLQHTARKSTVEIKVGSMQIALRSNEAKLIEVEKI; from the coding sequence ATGAAAACACTATTTGATTGTAAAAAAGCGTGCAAAGTAAAAGTTAAAAAACTAAATGCACAACCTGATTTAAAACAAAGATTTATCTCTTTTGGAATAATGAAAGATGCAGAGTTGGAAGTTCTTCAACATACTGCCAGAAAAAGTACCGTTGAGATAAAAGTCGGTTCGATGCAAATAGCTTTGCGTTCAAATGAAGCAAAGCTTATAGAGGTGGAAAAAATATGA
- a CDS encoding OprD family outer membrane porin, with product MKVNKFNLLAVGMLVLSSTAYADLKNDKITLKPNMTLQYNTKQKSVDSLSDMFSEGEFFGRFRVNTFKWDWSKSVAGRDNKALGVGGSIVYRSAKLNGLSTTVGLYTSQNPSFYRMDLDKIDSVKAGKDTFSRADTQATGNFGMSVLGQAYLQYDISKISLKVGRQLFESVFTKSNDTKMIPNTFDGVSATIKELPQTTIQLGYFTAQKLRDHTTSHDVIAVNGWIENDDSAINKSLTTALIGNDNELLIASFTNKSIKNLKANVSMASVPDVLHNITLEAHYTIPVGGNWKVVPGIRYMMQIDGLDANVAVASLKGDTSGYKDINDLDSSLVAARVDVKDNAFLFRLGYSEISDKADIIAPWRGFPTGGFTRAMAQYNWYANTKTYMARVGYNFDKAGILEGFNIFARYAVQDFDDKKDAVQADSDILHIDAMQNIGKNLQAKVRVGLVRADDKILKSDLTYKTDVSYNEYRFELNYFF from the coding sequence ATGAAAGTAAATAAATTTAACTTACTGGCCGTGGGGATGCTGGTTTTGAGTAGTACGGCTTATGCTGATTTAAAAAACGACAAGATAACATTAAAACCTAATATGACTTTACAATACAATACTAAGCAAAAGAGTGTTGATTCTCTTAGTGATATGTTTAGCGAAGGTGAATTTTTTGGAAGATTCAGGGTAAATACTTTTAAGTGGGATTGGTCTAAAAGTGTTGCAGGAAGAGACAATAAAGCTTTAGGCGTCGGCGGTAGTATTGTATATAGATCTGCAAAATTAAATGGTTTAAGTACTACAGTTGGTTTATATACGTCACAAAATCCTTCATTTTATAGAATGGATTTAGATAAAATAGATAGTGTTAAAGCAGGTAAAGATACTTTCAGCCGTGCCGATACGCAAGCTACGGGAAATTTTGGTATGAGTGTGCTTGGACAAGCCTATTTGCAATATGATATATCAAAGATATCTCTAAAGGTAGGACGTCAACTTTTTGAATCGGTTTTTACAAAATCAAACGATACCAAGATGATACCTAATACGTTTGACGGTGTAAGTGCTACGATCAAGGAACTTCCTCAAACAACTATACAATTAGGGTATTTTACCGCTCAAAAACTTCGTGACCATACAACTTCTCATGATGTTATAGCCGTAAACGGTTGGATTGAAAATGATGATTCCGCCATAAACAAAAGTTTAACGACAGCTTTAATCGGAAACGATAATGAACTGCTTATAGCTAGTTTTACAAATAAATCTATCAAAAACTTAAAAGCAAATGTTAGTATGGCGAGTGTCCCTGACGTGTTGCATAACATAACTTTGGAAGCCCATTACACGATTCCTGTCGGTGGTAACTGGAAAGTAGTACCGGGTATAAGATATATGATGCAGATAGACGGTTTAGATGCAAATGTAGCGGTTGCAAGTTTAAAGGGTGATACAAGCGGATATAAAGATATAAACGATTTGGACTCAAGTTTAGTAGCGGCACGTGTAGATGTTAAAGATAATGCCTTTTTGTTTAGACTGGGTTACTCGGAAATATCAGATAAAGCAGATATCATAGCCCCATGGCGTGGCTTTCCAACAGGTGGATTTACCCGTGCTATGGCACAGTATAACTGGTATGCAAATACCAAGACATATATGGCTAGAGTTGGATACAATTTTGATAAAGCAGGTATATTGGAAGGATTTAATATATTTGCTCGTTATGCAGTTCAAGACTTTGACGATAAAAAAGATGCCGTGCAGGCTGACAGCGATATACTACATATAGATGCTATGCAAAATATAGGGAAAAATCTTCAGGCTAAAGTTAGAGTTGGTTTAGTAAGAGCGGACGATAAGATATTAAAATCTGATTTGACATATAAAACAGACGTATCGTATAATGAATATCGTTTTGAATTAAACTACTTCTTTTAA